A single genomic interval of Lewinellaceae bacterium harbors:
- a CDS encoding S46 family peptidase, which translates to MWLPLLLQQLNEAEMQSLGMKMTAEDIYSVNQGSLKDAIVHFGGFCTAEVISSQGLLLTNHHCGDEFIQSHSTLQNNYYEKGFWSGSKAEELPNPGLFATFIVRIEDVTGSVLENVTEEMHPKERQAWVTRNTERVKSETAREDYQDVMIRPFFEGNQYFLFVTETYRDVRLVAAPPASIGKFGADTDNWVWPRHTGDFSVFRIYAGPDNQPAEYSEENVPLKPRHFLPVSLDGVEADDFTLVFGFPGRTEEYLPSPAIEQRVNVINPIRIGIRDRTLDVLNEAMRRDPQVRLQYVSKQSRIANSWKKWIGESQGILKTGGIARRKAYEAEFQKRVEDNPEWKIKYSNLLPRFKQLYAEQEPYAKAREYIGEIAGRNIELFRYVNSLHGVLKSYNASGATALEGRMDKIQSFVDGFFKDYQPDVDREVFASLMEVYFNELSPEYQSAFAIEQFVAAKKDYQTLAGLVYGKSRLIRPDVMRQAIEAGPDALASIVQEDYAYHFIRNISEVNEGDALKAYQRIQEDIDLLQRDYMQAQMEVFPEQRFYPDANGTLRVAYGKVAGYEPRDAVYFQPHTYLEGVMEKYVPEDYEFDVPGKLRQLYESKDYGPYGEGGKMPVCFIGTNHTTGGNSGSPAIDAYGNLVGLNFDRAWEGTMSDINYDPSICRNIMVDIRYVLFIIDKLGGAGHLVEEMKLVHPKE; encoded by the coding sequence ATGTGGCTGCCCTTGCTGCTCCAACAACTCAACGAAGCGGAAATGCAGAGCCTGGGCATGAAAATGACAGCGGAAGACATCTACAGCGTCAACCAGGGCAGCCTCAAAGACGCCATCGTCCACTTTGGCGGTTTCTGCACTGCGGAAGTGATCTCCAGCCAGGGGCTGCTGCTCACCAACCACCACTGTGGCGATGAATTCATCCAATCCCATTCCACGCTCCAGAACAATTATTACGAAAAGGGCTTCTGGTCCGGGTCGAAAGCAGAAGAACTGCCCAACCCCGGCCTCTTCGCCACTTTTATCGTCCGCATTGAAGACGTCACCGGCAGCGTGCTGGAAAATGTAACCGAAGAAATGCACCCCAAGGAACGGCAGGCCTGGGTGACCAGAAATACGGAGCGGGTGAAAAGCGAAACTGCCCGGGAAGATTACCAGGACGTGATGATCCGCCCGTTTTTCGAAGGCAACCAGTATTTCCTGTTTGTAACCGAAACCTACCGGGATGTGCGCCTGGTGGCTGCCCCCCCTGCGTCCATCGGCAAATTCGGCGCCGATACCGACAACTGGGTGTGGCCCCGCCATACCGGCGACTTTTCGGTATTCCGCATCTACGCCGGGCCGGACAACCAGCCCGCCGAATACTCCGAAGAGAATGTGCCGCTGAAGCCCCGCCACTTCCTTCCCGTTTCCCTGGACGGCGTAGAGGCCGATGACTTCACACTGGTGTTCGGGTTTCCCGGGCGCACCGAAGAGTACCTGCCCTCTCCCGCCATCGAACAACGGGTCAACGTCATCAACCCCATCCGCATCGGCATACGCGACCGGACGCTCGATGTGCTGAACGAAGCAATGCGCCGAGACCCCCAGGTGCGCCTGCAGTACGTATCCAAACAGTCCCGAATCGCCAATTCCTGGAAAAAATGGATCGGCGAAAGCCAGGGCATCCTAAAAACCGGCGGCATAGCCAGGCGCAAAGCCTACGAAGCGGAATTTCAAAAACGCGTGGAGGACAATCCGGAATGGAAAATAAAATACAGCAACCTCCTTCCCCGTTTCAAGCAGCTATACGCAGAACAGGAACCCTACGCCAAGGCCCGGGAGTATATCGGCGAGATCGCCGGGCGCAATATCGAACTCTTCCGGTACGTCAATTCGCTGCACGGCGTGTTGAAATCGTACAACGCCAGCGGCGCAACCGCACTGGAGGGCCGCATGGATAAAATACAAAGCTTCGTCGACGGCTTTTTTAAAGACTACCAACCGGATGTAGACCGAGAGGTATTCGCCTCCCTAATGGAGGTTTACTTCAACGAACTCAGCCCGGAATACCAATCTGCATTCGCCATCGAACAGTTTGTTGCCGCCAAAAAAGACTATCAAACCCTGGCGGGGCTGGTGTACGGCAAAAGCCGGCTCATTCGCCCGGATGTGATGCGCCAGGCTATAGAAGCAGGGCCGGACGCCCTGGCCAGCATCGTACAGGAAGACTACGCTTACCACTTCATCCGGAATATCTCAGAGGTCAACGAAGGGGACGCCCTGAAAGCGTACCAGCGGATTCAGGAGGACATCGACCTGCTGCAGCGGGATTATATGCAAGCTCAGATGGAAGTATTCCCCGAGCAGCGGTTTTATCCGGACGCCAATGGCACGTTGCGCGTCGCCTACGGCAAAGTGGCCGGGTATGAGCCCCGCGATGCTGTTTACTTCCAACCGCATACTTATCTGGAAGGCGTCATGGAAAAATACGTCCCGGAGGATTATGAGTTTGACGTTCCCGGCAAATTGCGCCAGCTCTACGAAAGTAAAGACTACGGCCCCTACGGAGAAGGCGGCAAAATGCCGGTCTGCTTCATCGGCACCAACCACACTACTGGGGGCAACTCCGGCAGCCCCGCCATCGACGCCTACGGCAACCTGGTGGGCCTCAACTTCGACCGGGCATGGGAAGGCACCATGAGCGACATCAACTACGACCCTTCCATCTGCCGCAACATCATGGTGGATATCCGCTATGTGTTGTTTATCATCGACAAGCTGGGCGGCGCCGGGCACCTGGTGGAGGAGATGAAGTTGGTGCATCCGAAAGAATAG
- the dnaK gene encoding molecular chaperone DnaK, giving the protein MGKIIGIDLGTTNSCVAVMEGNEPVVIPNDEGRRTTPSVVAFMDNGERKIGDPAKRQAITNPQRTISSIKRYMGHRFSEVKSEVENSSFKVVKGDNDTVRVDIDGRTYTPQEISAMVLQKMKKVAEDFLGTDVTEAVVTVPAYFNDSQRQATKEAGEIAGLKVRRIINEPTAAALAYGLDKRNKDITIAVYDLGGGTFDISILELGEGVFEVKSTNGDTHLGGDDFDRVIIDYLADNFKQQEAIDLRKDPMALQRLKDAAEKAKIELSASSETEVNLPYITAVDGVPKHLVLKLSRAKFEQLADSLVARTLEPCRKALKDANMTNDDIDEIILVGGSTRIPRIQQAVEDFFGKKPNKGVNPDEVVAVGAAIQGGVLSGDVQDVLLLDVTPLSLGIETMGGVYDVIIESNSTIPTKKSKVYSTAADNQPSVEIHVLQGERPMARDNRTVGRFILDGIPPAPRGVPQVEVSFDIDANGILHVHAKDKGTGKEQSIRIEASTGLSKQEIERMRAEAQANAEADKEARERVEKLNAADTLIFQTDKQLKEYGDKIPADKKGAIETALNDLREAHKAEDLGKIDTASEALNQAWQAASQDLYQATQQAQAEPGNGGAGAQEGQASGGPGPDDVTDVEFEEVDEDKKK; this is encoded by the coding sequence ATGGGTAAAATTATTGGGATTGACTTAGGTACTACAAACTCCTGTGTAGCCGTAATGGAGGGTAACGAACCCGTGGTTATCCCGAACGACGAAGGACGCAGAACGACGCCTTCTGTCGTCGCTTTTATGGATAACGGCGAGCGAAAAATCGGGGACCCGGCAAAACGGCAGGCCATCACCAACCCTCAACGCACCATATCTTCTATCAAGCGTTACATGGGCCATCGTTTCAGCGAGGTGAAATCCGAGGTGGAAAATTCCTCCTTCAAGGTGGTTAAAGGAGATAACGACACGGTGCGGGTGGATATTGACGGCCGCACGTACACGCCGCAGGAGATTTCCGCCATGGTCTTGCAGAAGATGAAAAAGGTGGCGGAAGATTTTCTGGGGACGGATGTTACGGAGGCGGTAGTGACGGTGCCGGCTTATTTTAACGACTCTCAGCGCCAGGCGACCAAAGAAGCCGGCGAGATCGCCGGCCTGAAGGTTCGCCGGATCATCAACGAACCGACTGCCGCAGCGCTGGCCTATGGCCTGGATAAGCGCAACAAAGACATCACCATCGCCGTGTACGACCTTGGCGGCGGCACTTTCGACATTTCCATCCTCGAACTGGGGGAAGGCGTTTTCGAAGTGAAATCCACCAACGGCGACACCCACCTCGGCGGCGACGACTTCGACCGCGTGATCATCGACTATTTGGCCGATAATTTCAAGCAGCAGGAAGCCATTGACCTGCGCAAGGACCCCATGGCGCTCCAGCGCCTGAAGGACGCTGCCGAGAAGGCTAAGATCGAACTGTCCGCTTCTTCCGAGACGGAGGTCAACCTGCCCTACATCACGGCAGTGGACGGCGTGCCCAAGCACCTGGTCCTGAAACTGTCCCGCGCCAAGTTCGAGCAACTGGCAGACAGCCTGGTGGCCCGTACGCTGGAACCCTGCCGCAAGGCCCTGAAGGATGCCAATATGACCAATGACGATATCGATGAGATCATCCTCGTCGGTGGTTCTACGCGCATCCCGCGCATCCAGCAGGCAGTTGAAGATTTTTTTGGCAAGAAGCCCAACAAAGGGGTAAACCCGGATGAGGTAGTCGCCGTCGGCGCCGCCATCCAGGGCGGGGTACTGAGCGGCGATGTCCAGGACGTGCTGCTGCTCGACGTCACGCCGCTGTCGCTGGGCATCGAAACGATGGGTGGTGTTTACGATGTGATCATCGAGTCAAACTCCACCATTCCGACCAAGAAATCCAAAGTGTACTCCACGGCTGCCGACAACCAGCCTTCGGTCGAAATTCACGTCCTGCAGGGCGAGCGGCCCATGGCCAGAGACAACCGCACCGTCGGGCGCTTTATCCTGGATGGCATCCCGCCGGCGCCGCGTGGCGTACCCCAGGTCGAAGTATCTTTTGACATCGACGCCAACGGCATCCTGCACGTTCACGCCAAGGACAAAGGCACCGGCAAGGAGCAATCCATCCGGATAGAAGCCTCTACCGGTCTGTCCAAGCAAGAGATCGAGCGCATGAGGGCGGAGGCTCAGGCCAACGCCGAGGCTGATAAAGAGGCCCGCGAGCGGGTCGAGAAGCTGAACGCCGCCGATACGCTGATATTCCAGACGGATAAGCAACTGAAGGAATACGGCGATAAGATTCCGGCCGACAAGAAGGGCGCGATCGAGACTGCCCTGAACGACCTCAGGGAAGCTCACAAGGCCGAAGACCTCGGCAAGATCGACACGGCTTCCGAGGCCCTCAACCAGGCCTGGCAGGCTGCCAGCCAGGACCTCTACCAGGCCACGCAACAAGCGCAGGCCGAGCCGGGCAACGGCGGAGCCGGCGCTCAGGAAGGCCAGGCCAGCGGCGGCCCCGGCCCGGACGATGTGACCGACGTCGAGTTCGAGGAGGTCGACGAGGATAAGAAGAAGTAA
- a CDS encoding response regulator transcription factor, with the protein MEKVKILLVEDNQRLGYMLKEYLELKGFDVDLAADGAEGLEVFRARSFGLCILDVMMPGMDGYNLAGKIKEAEPGMPLIFLTARSLKVDVLKAFNLGADDYIKKPVDEEELVARIRAVLKRAGALADRAPAAVSLGKYRYNHQNQELLFGDERKLLTPREAELLHFLCQHINQLAPRQKILNALWGKNDFFTRKSMDVFISKLRKYLSKDKNVQIQNVHGSGFILRVPPETP; encoded by the coding sequence ATGGAAAAAGTAAAAATCTTGCTGGTGGAAGACAACCAGCGCCTGGGGTATATGCTGAAAGAATACCTGGAACTCAAAGGCTTCGACGTCGACCTGGCCGCCGACGGCGCCGAAGGGCTGGAAGTTTTCCGCGCCCGGAGTTTTGGGCTCTGCATCCTGGACGTCATGATGCCGGGAATGGACGGGTACAACCTTGCCGGAAAAATAAAGGAAGCCGAACCGGGCATGCCTTTGATCTTTCTGACTGCCAGGTCTCTGAAGGTGGATGTGCTAAAAGCGTTCAACCTGGGCGCTGACGATTACATCAAAAAGCCGGTGGATGAAGAGGAACTGGTGGCGCGGATCAGAGCAGTGCTAAAGCGGGCAGGCGCTCTGGCGGATCGTGCCCCTGCGGCCGTTTCTCTCGGAAAGTACCGCTACAACCACCAAAACCAGGAACTCCTCTTCGGCGATGAAAGAAAGCTGCTGACGCCCCGGGAGGCGGAATTGCTGCATTTCCTTTGCCAGCACATCAACCAATTGGCGCCACGCCAGAAAATACTGAACGCGCTGTGGGGGAAAAACGACTTCTTCACCCGCAAAAGCATGGATGTGTTTATCTCAAAGCTCCGGAAATATCTGTCTAAAGACAAAAATGTGCAAATACAGAACGTGCACGGAAGCGGATTCATCCTGAGGGTGCCGCCGGAAACTCCCTGA
- a CDS encoding HAMP domain-containing histidine kinase, with protein MRKIIVFLLAFSLVGLGVVQYRFLAVGLKVAKARFDQQARQALQLVSRELAAENEMSLLLASVVTADPGNLAVSLDTLRMASEGFFRDYLKDRLLSQGLDIGFAFAITDDPETRIFLQSEDFNSIHSISQYRIALEGAIPERCGCRLLLHLKTANLVAYLIPQLNYLTIPFLVFFVVIGACFAWLVRFLEEQRRLDEVKNDFINNLTHELKTPVFTIGLTANMLQKTIQSGPERQYLEVIRQENEALKLQVNKVLELASLEKSRQVLDREQLDIHLVMAPIIDVFRRQMGQQGGSFSYHPDARKSSAWIDPVHLGNALQNLLENALKYSPAEKVVEVRTFNKKHNFCISVRDRGIGIGPADRKKVFEKFYRANHGDVHDSKGFGLGLSYARQVARLHGGTLQVESPAPGPEGKGSIFTLSLPVVE; from the coding sequence ATGAGAAAGATAATCGTTTTCCTCCTGGCTTTTTCCCTGGTGGGCCTGGGAGTGGTACAGTACCGCTTCCTGGCAGTAGGCCTGAAAGTGGCCAAAGCCCGGTTTGACCAGCAAGCCCGGCAGGCTTTGCAATTGGTAAGCCGGGAGCTTGCTGCGGAAAACGAGATGAGCTTGCTGCTGGCCTCTGTCGTTACCGCCGACCCGGGAAACCTCGCTGTGAGCCTGGATACGCTGAGGATGGCTTCGGAGGGTTTTTTCAGGGATTATTTGAAAGACAGGCTGCTCAGCCAGGGGCTGGATATCGGTTTTGCCTTTGCCATCACCGATGACCCCGAAACCCGCATTTTTCTGCAGTCGGAGGATTTCAACAGCATTCATTCCATCAGCCAATACCGCATTGCGCTGGAGGGGGCCATTCCGGAACGTTGCGGTTGCCGGCTGTTGCTGCACCTCAAAACCGCTAACCTGGTGGCTTACCTCATCCCGCAATTGAACTACCTCACCATTCCCTTTCTCGTTTTTTTTGTGGTGATCGGCGCCTGTTTTGCCTGGCTGGTCCGGTTTCTGGAAGAACAGCGCCGGCTGGACGAGGTAAAGAACGACTTCATCAACAACCTCACTCACGAGTTGAAAACCCCGGTTTTTACGATCGGGCTAACGGCGAACATGCTTCAAAAAACCATTCAATCAGGGCCGGAGCGCCAGTACCTGGAAGTGATCCGCCAGGAAAACGAGGCGTTAAAGCTTCAGGTCAACAAAGTCCTGGAACTGGCCTCCCTGGAAAAAAGCCGGCAGGTTCTGGATAGAGAACAATTGGACATCCACCTGGTTATGGCGCCAATCATTGATGTTTTCCGGCGCCAAATGGGCCAGCAGGGCGGCTCTTTTTCTTACCATCCCGATGCAAGGAAAAGCAGCGCCTGGATCGACCCGGTGCACCTGGGCAATGCCCTGCAAAACCTGCTGGAAAACGCCCTGAAATACAGCCCGGCAGAAAAAGTAGTGGAAGTGAGGACGTTCAATAAAAAGCACAACTTCTGCATCTCGGTCAGGGACCGCGGAATTGGGATCGGCCCGGCGGACAGGAAGAAGGTATTTGAAAAATTTTACAGAGCAAACCACGGAGATGTCCACGACTCCAAAGGGTTTGGGCTGGGGCTGAGCTATGCCCGGCAGGTCGCCCGGCTACACGGAGGGACGTTGCAGGTGGAAAGCCCGGCCCCCGGGCCGGAAGGGAAGGGCAGCATCTTTACCCTTTCCTTGCCTGTTGTTGAATAA
- a CDS encoding DUF4249 family protein — MNRNLIVFLLSAVAVLSACSTDFELEAEWKDIPIVYSFLSVQDTAHYVRVEKAFLEPGGNAFEIAKVTDSIYYNNLTVELENLATKETFVMERVDGSQEGYPKEEGVFANDPNVLYKLRANVADLGEGDSIRLTFNRGDGAAPATVEIQMLGEIEPSQSSPPKRITRTRFATPVNIAWKPDENAKIFDVRFVFHYQERLPGGGGFVPKTATWVVNRGIAAPDNNGSFITYEAGWESFFQALATQIPEVDGAERVFSSMDLVIAGAGDALYQFIRVSRANTGITSAQSVPTYSNVDGGLGLVTSRYTTLRTDIVLADEALDSLQNGIYTRNLNFN, encoded by the coding sequence ATGAATAGAAACCTCATTGTTTTCCTGCTGTCGGCCGTTGCCGTTCTCAGCGCTTGCTCAACCGATTTTGAACTGGAAGCGGAATGGAAGGATATTCCGATTGTTTACAGCTTTTTATCCGTTCAGGACACGGCTCACTACGTCCGGGTGGAGAAAGCATTCCTGGAGCCGGGCGGCAATGCCTTTGAGATCGCCAAGGTCACCGACTCCATTTATTACAACAACCTTACCGTAGAACTGGAAAACCTGGCCACAAAGGAAACCTTTGTCATGGAAAGGGTAGACGGCAGCCAGGAAGGATATCCTAAAGAGGAGGGCGTTTTTGCAAATGACCCGAATGTGTTGTACAAGCTGCGCGCCAACGTGGCCGACCTGGGGGAAGGCGACAGCATCCGGCTGACCTTCAACCGGGGCGACGGGGCGGCGCCGGCTACGGTGGAAATCCAAATGCTTGGCGAGATCGAGCCCAGCCAGTCCAGCCCGCCGAAACGGATCACCCGCACCCGTTTCGCCACTCCCGTCAACATCGCCTGGAAGCCGGACGAGAATGCCAAAATATTTGATGTCCGCTTTGTTTTTCATTATCAGGAAAGGCTCCCTGGTGGCGGAGGTTTTGTGCCGAAAACGGCAACCTGGGTCGTCAACCGGGGAATTGCCGCTCCCGACAACAACGGCAGCTTCATCACCTACGAAGCAGGCTGGGAAAGCTTCTTCCAGGCCCTGGCTACCCAGATTCCCGAAGTGGATGGGGCGGAACGCGTCTTCAGCAGCATGGACCTGGTTATTGCCGGCGCCGGCGATGCGCTCTACCAATTCATCCGGGTGAGCCGCGCCAATACGGGCATTACCAGCGCCCAAAGCGTGCCGACTTATTCCAATGTGGACGGCGGCCTTGGATTGGTCACTTCCAGGTATACAACCTTGCGGACCGACATTGTGCTGGCGGACGAAGCGCTCGATTCGCTTCAAAACGGCATTTATACCAGAAACCTGAATTTTAATTAA
- the panB gene encoding 3-methyl-2-oxobutanoate hydroxymethyltransferase — protein MSVNKDVKRVTTHVLQEMKSRGERITMLTAYDFSMARILDEAGVDVLLVGDSASNVMAGHETTLPITLDQMIYHGASVVRAVKRALVVVDLPFGSYQGNSRTALDSTIRIMKEAGAHAVKLEGGAEVQESIKRILSAGVPVMGHLGLTPQSIYKFGTYTVRAKEEAEAQKLIEDAELLQELGCFAIVLEKIPAKLATKVAEKLWIPAIGIGAGGGVDGQVLVTHDMLGITKDFQPRFLRRYLDLFDSIRGAVNQYITDVRSRDFPNKKEQY, from the coding sequence ATGTCTGTAAACAAAGATGTCAAACGGGTAACCACCCACGTCTTGCAGGAAATGAAATCGCGGGGCGAGCGAATCACCATGCTGACTGCCTACGATTTTTCCATGGCGCGCATTCTCGACGAAGCCGGAGTGGACGTGCTGCTGGTGGGCGACTCCGCCTCCAATGTGATGGCGGGCCACGAAACGACGCTGCCCATCACCCTCGACCAGATGATCTACCACGGCGCTTCCGTGGTGCGCGCCGTAAAACGGGCGCTCGTGGTAGTAGACCTCCCCTTTGGTTCCTACCAGGGCAATTCCCGGACCGCCCTGGATTCTACCATCCGGATCATGAAAGAGGCCGGCGCTCATGCGGTGAAGCTGGAAGGCGGCGCGGAAGTGCAGGAATCCATCAAGCGCATCCTTTCCGCCGGCGTCCCGGTGATGGGGCACCTGGGCCTCACCCCTCAATCCATTTACAAGTTTGGCACCTACACCGTGCGGGCCAAGGAGGAAGCCGAGGCCCAGAAACTGATCGAAGACGCCGAATTGCTCCAGGAACTGGGCTGCTTCGCCATCGTGCTGGAAAAGATTCCCGCCAAATTGGCCACCAAAGTAGCGGAAAAGCTCTGGATACCGGCCATTGGCATCGGCGCCGGCGGAGGCGTCGACGGGCAGGTGCTGGTCACCCACGATATGCTGGGCATCACCAAGGATTTCCAGCCCCGCTTCCTGCGCCGCTACCTCGACTTGTTCGACTCCATCCGGGGGGCGGTCAACCAGTATATCACGGATGTCCGGTCCAGGGATTTTCCGAATAAGAAGGAACAGTATTGA
- the mltG gene encoding endolytic transglycosylase MltG has protein sequence MKSIHIITGAAALVLLIVGIFIYFKFVGAPAVPKGLKDYYVQIPTNSSYEEVMAILEAKGVLKDKQAFTLLAERMSYKRNPMRAGRYELQPGWSLIELIRHLRGGKQAPVDVILTNERLPENVAAKAARFIEPDSADILALFRDEDYLASIGYTPETLMSLFIPNTYEFFWNTSPKSFVERMVKEHDDFWDRENRRKKAEALEMTPQEVYTLASIVEKETLVAKEKPRMAGVYLNRLRTGMRLQADPTAVFARRDFDTPRVTHYHTKYDSPYNTYLYAGLPPGPISMASISSIDAVLNAEEHDYIFFCAKGDGSGLHAFAKTLPGHNQNVAQYKQNLQRRGLR, from the coding sequence ATGAAGTCCATCCACATTATTACCGGGGCGGCGGCCCTGGTGTTGCTAATCGTTGGGATTTTCATCTATTTTAAATTTGTTGGCGCCCCGGCGGTGCCAAAAGGGCTGAAGGATTACTACGTCCAAATCCCCACCAATTCATCCTATGAGGAAGTGATGGCCATTCTGGAAGCAAAGGGAGTGCTGAAGGACAAGCAGGCATTCACCCTGCTGGCGGAGCGCATGAGCTACAAGCGCAACCCCATGCGCGCCGGCCGGTACGAGCTGCAGCCCGGCTGGAGCCTCATCGAGCTGATCCGCCACCTGCGGGGCGGCAAGCAAGCGCCGGTCGACGTCATCCTGACCAACGAGCGGCTGCCGGAAAATGTGGCCGCCAAAGCCGCCCGCTTTATCGAACCGGACTCCGCCGACATCCTGGCGCTGTTCCGGGACGAAGACTACCTGGCCTCCATCGGCTACACTCCCGAAACCCTGATGAGCTTGTTTATCCCCAACACCTACGAGTTCTTCTGGAACACCAGCCCCAAAAGCTTTGTCGAACGCATGGTCAAAGAACACGATGATTTCTGGGACCGGGAAAACCGCAGAAAAAAGGCGGAAGCCCTGGAGATGACGCCCCAGGAGGTGTACACCCTGGCCTCCATCGTGGAAAAGGAAACGCTGGTGGCCAAAGAAAAGCCCCGCATGGCGGGCGTCTACCTCAACCGCCTGCGCACGGGCATGCGCCTGCAGGCAGACCCCACTGCCGTCTTTGCCCGCCGCGATTTCGACACGCCCCGGGTGACGCACTACCACACCAAATACGACTCTCCGTACAATACCTACCTCTACGCCGGCCTGCCGCCGGGCCCGATCAGCATGGCCTCCATCTCCAGCATCGATGCGGTGCTGAACGCGGAAGAACACGATTACATCTTCTTCTGCGCCAAAGGGGACGGGTCGGGGCTGCACGCCTTTGCCAAAACACTGCCGGGGCACAACCAGAATGTGGCGCAGTACAAGCAGAATTTGCAGCGGCGGGGCTTGCGGTGA
- a CDS encoding N-acetylmuramoyl-L-alanine amidase: protein MNDNLCVFLDAGHGGLDKNGKYTTAPSKMYEHSRGTFHDGRFFYEGVFNRTLTNRVAAKLTNLGICNIIVSHEYVDISLEYRVDLANWYYRNFRKGIYISNHANATGSGAARGFEVYTSPGTTASDQIAEFHWNNVKDLLGSRISMRADTSDGDHDKEARFFVLTRTVMPAMLVEHLFFDNYDDASLLLDDEIVERFAEAQVRTVINYMNS, encoded by the coding sequence ATGAATGATAATTTATGCGTATTTCTCGATGCCGGCCACGGCGGACTGGACAAGAACGGGAAGTATACCACGGCGCCCAGCAAAATGTACGAGCACAGCCGCGGCACCTTCCACGACGGCCGTTTCTTTTACGAAGGCGTATTTAACCGAACGCTGACCAACCGGGTGGCGGCCAAATTGACGAATCTGGGGATCTGCAACATCATAGTCAGCCACGAATACGTCGATATTTCCCTGGAATACCGCGTGGATCTGGCCAACTGGTATTACCGCAATTTCCGCAAGGGCATATACATCTCCAACCACGCCAATGCCACCGGCTCCGGCGCCGCGCGCGGTTTTGAAGTCTATACCTCTCCCGGGACAACGGCGTCCGACCAGATTGCAGAGTTTCACTGGAATAACGTAAAAGATTTGCTGGGCAGCCGCATCAGCATGCGCGCCGATACTTCCGATGGGGACCACGACAAGGAAGCCCGTTTTTTTGTGCTCACCCGGACCGTCATGCCGGCCATGCTGGTGGAACACCTCTTTTTCGACAACTACGACGACGCCAGCCTGCTGCTGGATGACGAGATCGTGGAGCGATTCGCCGAAGCCCAGGTGCGGACGGTGATCAATTATATGAACAGCTGA
- a CDS encoding FKBP-type peptidyl-prolyl cis-trans isomerase — protein sequence MKQLLWIIFPVVLLSLGCNKNDGPDQRVIDQELIEEYLAANQLAAERHSSGLYYIIEEPGSGGNPNVNSEVLVRYKGYLLDGTVFDQTTGTDARMFFLFQVIRGWQIGIPLLKKGGKGMFFIPSGLAYGPAERVGIPANSVLIFETELVNFQ from the coding sequence ATGAAACAATTATTGTGGATCATTTTCCCAGTCGTCCTGCTGTCCCTTGGCTGCAACAAAAATGACGGCCCGGATCAGCGGGTAATAGACCAGGAACTGATCGAAGAATACCTGGCGGCCAACCAGCTCGCCGCCGAGCGGCACTCTTCCGGCCTGTACTACATCATCGAAGAGCCCGGAAGCGGCGGCAACCCCAACGTCAACAGCGAGGTGCTGGTGCGCTACAAAGGCTACCTCCTGGATGGCACGGTCTTCGACCAGACGACAGGCACCGATGCCCGCATGTTTTTCCTTTTCCAGGTCATTCGGGGCTGGCAGATTGGAATCCCCCTGCTCAAAAAAGGCGGCAAGGGAATGTTCTTCATTCCTTCCGGCCTGGCTTATGGCCCGGCAGAGCGAGTGGGCATTCCCGCCAATTCGGTGCTTATTTTCGAGACGGAGTTAGTGAATTTTCAGTGA